The following proteins are co-located in the Candidatus Methanogranum gryphiswaldense genome:
- a CDS encoding sialate O-acetylesterase, whose amino-acid sequence MEKPVMYYNDYLEFSTSDEESNPQIISAAGALEIIKIGDIKYVHACDIGDGIITYSGRIKEKINVKKAQLDVFLILGQSNAMYRYSSDPSTASPVPELGTAYYYGTSDDPVSNIFYDRSVNDYGMHSMTESTNVAHIGNIEAPFAAAYNKRTGHKVLTINGAIGGAPISTYLPGGISYDYAQTVFSGALLTIDTAHYDFTVRSYIWIQGESDSDTDVETYKRSFMEIHRSLLGIGDARFSPYDFDCGFISKVRSAEGVNSSIAQIQLAEECKTIHLASTASDSFSIDDGTMLDDNLHYSQKGDNIIGAELGEYIGKIYS is encoded by the coding sequence ATGGAAAAACCAGTTATGTATTATAACGATTATCTGGAATTCTCAACATCAGATGAAGAATCAAACCCTCAAATAATATCCGCAGCAGGCGCACTAGAAATCATCAAAATCGGTGACATTAAATACGTTCACGCGTGCGATATTGGCGATGGAATCATCACATACTCTGGTAGAATCAAAGAAAAAATAAATGTCAAAAAAGCACAACTCGATGTTTTCCTGATTCTAGGCCAAAGCAACGCTATGTACCGTTACTCTTCCGACCCATCCACCGCATCCCCCGTCCCCGAATTGGGCACCGCCTACTATTACGGCACATCCGACGACCCTGTATCCAACATATTCTATGACCGCTCGGTCAATGATTACGGAATGCACAGCATGACAGAGAGCACCAACGTAGCTCACATAGGCAACATAGAGGCCCCCTTCGCAGCCGCATACAACAAAAGGACGGGACACAAGGTCCTCACGATCAACGGGGCCATCGGAGGGGCCCCCATAAGCACGTATCTCCCCGGAGGGATATCCTATGATTACGCACAGACCGTGTTCTCCGGTGCGCTCCTAACGATAGATACCGCACACTATGACTTCACCGTGAGATCGTACATATGGATACAAGGCGAATCCGATTCGGACACCGATGTGGAAACGTACAAACGGTCCTTCATGGAGATCCACAGATCTTTGCTGGGGATCGGGGATGCACGGTTCTCCCCGTATGATTTCGATTGCGGATTCATAAGCAAGGTGCGTTCGGCCGAAGGGGTCAACAGTTCTATCGCGCAGATCCAATTGGCGGAGGAATGCAAGACGATCCATCTGGCATCCACGGCCTCCGATTCCTTCTCGATCGATGATGGTACCATGCTTGACGATAACTTGCACTACTCTCAGAAGGGTGACAATATTATCGGGGCGGAACTGGGCGAATACATCGGAAAGATCTATTCTTGA
- a CDS encoding YbhB/YbcL family Raf kinase inhibitor-like protein, whose amino-acid sequence MKQLEFSIPAFADGSQIPKEFSAGDKNISPEMHIGNICDGAITMAITMDDASHPLFPNYNHWVIWNLPVMETVPAAIPKGDILENMGGAVQGIAYGKHCYKGPKPPLRSVHTYVFKVYILDIKVDLPPKCGRKELLEKIDGHILQAASYSGTFQNNKK is encoded by the coding sequence ATGAAACAGTTGGAATTCTCCATACCGGCATTCGCAGATGGCAGCCAGATCCCAAAAGAATTTTCCGCCGGGGACAAGAACATCTCCCCGGAGATGCATATCGGGAACATATGCGACGGTGCGATCACCATGGCGATCACCATGGACGATGCATCGCACCCTCTGTTCCCAAACTACAACCATTGGGTGATATGGAACCTTCCGGTCATGGAAACCGTCCCGGCAGCGATACCTAAAGGTGATATCCTGGAGAATATGGGAGGGGCTGTGCAGGGCATCGCCTACGGGAAGCATTGTTACAAAGGTCCTAAACCGCCCTTGAGATCTGTGCACACGTATGTGTTCAAGGTCTACATACTCGACATAAAGGTCGACCTGCCACCTAAATGCGGCCGCAAAGAACTGTTGGAAAAGATCGACGGCCATATACTGCAGGCTGCCTCGTATTCAGGGACTTTTCAGAACAACAAGAAATAA
- a CDS encoding DNA cytosine methyltransferase translates to MSTTESISGHIHCDRDVRRQYAVGSMFAGIGGICRAFKDAGAEIVWANEIDHNACETYRKNFGSGYLVEGDIMKIDSAGIPKLDILTAGFPCQAFSIAGYRKGFKDPRGALFFEIVRLIDDKEPRVVFIENVKNLVKHDNGNTFKNIRQCLEESGYIVDYRVFNTKDYGNLPQNRERVYIVAFRDRKDYDHFAFPGPVLLDADIHSIIRTDRKENSCYYYGESFSHYRELKDAVKNRDTVYQWRRIYVRENMSGVCPTLTANMGMGGHNVPLIIDDFGIRKLTPEECLEFQGFPQEFSFADVSRACKYKQAGNSVSVPVVRRIAENIIAAMNKTDGC, encoded by the coding sequence ATGTCTACAACGGAATCGATATCCGGCCACATTCATTGCGACAGGGACGTCCGCAGACAGTATGCTGTAGGGAGCATGTTCGCCGGAATAGGGGGGATATGCAGGGCATTCAAAGATGCAGGTGCAGAGATAGTCTGGGCTAATGAGATAGATCACAATGCATGTGAGACCTACAGGAAGAATTTCGGATCCGGATATCTTGTAGAGGGAGATATAATGAAGATTGACAGTGCGGGCATTCCCAAACTGGACATACTTACTGCCGGATTTCCATGTCAGGCATTCTCGATTGCAGGATACAGAAAAGGATTCAAGGACCCGAGAGGAGCCCTTTTCTTCGAGATCGTAAGGCTCATAGATGACAAGGAACCCAGAGTTGTCTTCATAGAGAACGTGAAGAATCTGGTAAAGCACGATAACGGCAACACATTCAAGAATATACGCCAATGTCTGGAAGAAAGCGGATATATTGTCGATTACAGAGTGTTCAATACTAAAGATTACGGCAATCTTCCTCAAAATAGGGAACGTGTGTACATAGTGGCTTTCAGGGACAGAAAAGATTATGATCATTTCGCATTTCCGGGTCCCGTGTTACTCGATGCAGACATACATTCAATCATCAGAACAGATAGAAAAGAGAATAGCTGTTATTATTACGGAGAATCATTTTCCCATTACAGGGAATTGAAAGACGCAGTGAAGAACAGAGATACGGTTTATCAGTGGCGCCGCATATATGTTCGTGAGAACATGAGCGGAGTATGTCCTACTCTGACAGCGAATATGGGAATGGGGGGACACAATGTCCCATTGATCATAGATGATTTCGGCATCAGAAAGCTGACACCCGAGGAATGTCTTGAATTCCAGGGATTTCCGCAAGAGTTTTCTTTTGCGGATGTGAGCAGAGCATGCAAATACAAACAGGCCGGTAACTCTGTATCGGTGCCTGTGGTGCGCAGGATAGCCGAGAATATAATAGCTGCAATGAATAAAACAGACGGGTGCTGA
- a CDS encoding DUF2130 domain-containing protein — protein MSKIKCPKCGTLIEIDKALEDQVETRIKLELEEQHKKELAAAAKENDEKISAAKQQANDDAQKLIREMLEKETERIKKSHEQTIEELKKDKEADNKTNTELREKLNGLLEELRTEKKAREEAQLEANKKILEETGKIKEEEKKKADEAWELRYRQMEKQLEDTKTALSEAKKKAEQGSQQNQGEVLELELEQCLKNEFPYDEILDVKKGQRGADIKHLVKNFSEECGLILWETKNAAWQPSWIQKFKEDIRESNAVIGVLISVNVPESYGDISQVDGIWITRPRFALAVARLVRTQMLAVYAANKNSQNKDAKMEFLYQYLTGPEFKHRVEAIIDNYKMLKDELDKEKRATEKRWGKQEKAIEAVIRNTSGMYGDFQGLIGNALGEIKQLEPGNDEKE, from the coding sequence ATGAGTAAAATAAAATGCCCAAAATGCGGAACTCTCATAGAGATAGACAAAGCATTGGAGGATCAAGTGGAGACCAGGATAAAACTGGAACTCGAAGAGCAACATAAGAAAGAACTCGCTGCCGCTGCCAAAGAGAATGATGAGAAGATATCTGCAGCAAAACAACAGGCAAACGATGATGCTCAGAAACTTATCAGAGAGATGCTTGAGAAAGAAACAGAAAGGATCAAAAAATCCCATGAACAGACAATCGAAGAGCTCAAGAAGGACAAAGAAGCAGACAACAAGACCAACACTGAACTGCGCGAAAAGCTGAACGGCCTCCTAGAAGAGTTACGCACAGAGAAAAAGGCACGTGAAGAGGCCCAGTTAGAGGCCAACAAGAAGATCCTTGAAGAGACCGGCAAGATCAAAGAAGAAGAAAAGAAAAAGGCCGACGAAGCATGGGAACTCAGATACAGACAGATGGAGAAACAGCTCGAGGATACGAAGACCGCCCTCTCGGAAGCCAAGAAGAAGGCCGAGCAAGGGTCCCAACAGAACCAGGGAGAGGTATTGGAGCTGGAACTGGAGCAATGCCTCAAGAACGAGTTCCCATACGACGAGATCCTGGATGTCAAGAAGGGACAGAGAGGCGCCGATATCAAACACCTGGTCAAGAACTTCTCAGAGGAATGCGGCCTCATATTGTGGGAAACGAAGAATGCCGCTTGGCAACCATCGTGGATACAGAAATTCAAAGAGGACATCCGCGAATCCAATGCCGTAATTGGAGTATTGATCTCGGTCAACGTACCGGAATCATACGGGGACATATCGCAAGTTGACGGGATCTGGATCACCCGTCCAAGATTCGCATTGGCCGTAGCGAGACTGGTCCGTACACAGATGTTGGCTGTATACGCGGCGAACAAGAACTCCCAGAACAAGGATGCCAAAATGGAATTCCTTTATCAATATCTTACAGGACCGGAGTTCAAACATCGCGTAGAGGCAATAATCGACAATTACAAAATGTTAAAGGATGAACTGGATAAGGAGAAGAGAGCGACTGAGAAACGCTGGGGTAAACAAGAGAAGGCCATTGAAGCAGTCATCAGGAACACATCTGGTATGTACGGTGACTTCCAAGGGTTGATCGGCAATGCATTAGGCGAAATCAAACAATTAGAACCTGGAAATGATGAAAAGGAATGA
- a CDS encoding HNH endonuclease: MKEIQRVPYSTEEDILVVELYSRTPYAKIHSDNPEIIDLARFLTDNGHPRTPTAIRFKMENLKSVDEKYLDNGRRKGMSNISSQLSDVWKRFHDSGFSDIDSEADKARKIIQEGLISDNNEKSYLSYDISIDGRIVERIAKVRVNQPLFRSRVMAAYNGRCCVTGLDVPIFLQACHIKPWKDCEGDLSSQRMDVRNGLCLNVLYHIAFDEGYMGIDEDRAVMYSPRFKEYYDKDFISRVFTPFEGKKIDINVRIPAGEFYLDYHRKNVFMDS, translated from the coding sequence ATGAAAGAAATCCAAAGAGTTCCATATTCAACGGAGGAAGATATTCTTGTGGTGGAACTCTATTCGAGGACGCCATATGCAAAGATTCACAGCGATAATCCTGAAATTATAGATCTTGCTAGATTTCTGACGGACAATGGACATCCGCGCACCCCTACTGCAATTAGATTCAAAATGGAAAATCTGAAATCTGTGGATGAGAAATATCTGGATAATGGCAGGAGAAAGGGAATGTCCAATATCTCCTCTCAGCTGAGTGATGTGTGGAAAAGATTCCATGACAGCGGATTTTCCGATATAGATTCTGAGGCTGACAAGGCCAGGAAAATCATTCAGGAAGGCCTCATATCAGATAACAATGAAAAGTCGTATTTGTCATATGACATTTCAATTGACGGTCGCATTGTAGAACGTATTGCAAAGGTAAGAGTGAATCAGCCTCTTTTCAGAAGCAGGGTAATGGCCGCATATAATGGCAGATGCTGTGTAACTGGGTTGGATGTGCCGATTTTTCTTCAGGCATGCCATATAAAACCCTGGAAAGATTGCGAAGGGGATCTCAGCTCGCAACGTATGGATGTAAGGAACGGGCTTTGTCTGAATGTGTTGTATCACATTGCATTCGATGAGGGTTATATGGGTATCGACGAGGATAGGGCAGTCATGTATTCGCCGAGATTCAAAGAATATTATGATAAGGATTTCATATCCAGAGTTTTCACGCCGTTTGAAGGAAAGAAAATTGATATAAATGTTAGGATACCGGCAGGCGAGTTTTACCTCGATTACCATCGTAAAAATGTTTTCATGGATTCATGA
- a CDS encoding tRNA-dihydrouridine synthase family protein: MWKIGDLKIEGRVVLGPMSGITSSSYREFMKPFGVAVSVTEMTSDNGIVHGLQRSMAYVRFGRNYPTGLQLFGNDPDNLANAAKGAIEYNPNIDFFDINMGCPVSKVVSNGSGSALMENPKRCGDIVHRIKETVDVPVTAKIRLGRNDNMNFRQVIDELTNAGVDAIAVHARTREELYTGTPHFELVEDLQSDMSVPLMISGNIYSLDDAIHAVDITGASAVMVARGAVGNPYLITQIDHYYRTGETLLTPIVSQQVDWCLSLADALIQEKGEELAMNILRGVAPKFIAGCHGCREYRHRLAVETVDLESLTRLLHKIESEIGAEHIRTEGLND, translated from the coding sequence ATGTGGAAGATCGGTGATCTTAAAATCGAAGGCCGCGTGGTCCTGGGACCAATGTCAGGCATAACGTCCAGCAGCTACAGGGAATTCATGAAACCCTTCGGAGTAGCTGTCTCCGTCACTGAGATGACCTCCGACAACGGGATAGTGCACGGCCTTCAAAGGTCCATGGCCTATGTCAGATTCGGACGCAACTACCCCACCGGCCTACAGCTCTTCGGCAACGACCCTGATAATCTAGCCAATGCCGCGAAAGGCGCGATAGAATACAATCCGAACATAGATTTCTTCGACATCAACATGGGATGCCCCGTATCCAAGGTCGTAAGCAACGGTTCCGGTTCTGCCCTCATGGAGAACCCGAAGAGATGTGGCGATATAGTCCACCGCATCAAAGAGACAGTAGATGTGCCAGTCACAGCAAAGATACGTCTCGGAAGAAATGATAACATGAACTTCCGCCAAGTGATCGACGAACTTACAAATGCAGGTGTGGATGCCATCGCCGTGCATGCAAGGACCAGAGAAGAACTTTACACCGGGACCCCCCATTTCGAACTCGTCGAAGACCTGCAATCGGATATGTCCGTGCCGTTGATGATATCCGGGAACATCTATTCCCTGGATGACGCGATACATGCCGTCGATATCACAGGAGCCTCCGCAGTGATGGTTGCCCGCGGGGCAGTAGGTAATCCATATCTGATCACTCAGATCGATCATTATTATCGTACAGGAGAGACACTCCTAACTCCTATCGTATCCCAGCAAGTGGATTGGTGCCTATCGCTTGCCGATGCCCTCATCCAGGAGAAGGGAGAGGAATTGGCCATGAACATACTCCGCGGCGTCGCCCCCAAATTCATAGCCGGCTGTCATGGATGCAGAGAATACCGCCATAGACTGGCCGTCGAGACCGTGGACCTGGAAAGCCTCACAAGACTGCTGCATAAGATCGAGTCCGAAATTGGAGCTGAACACATCCGTACTGAAGGCCTCAATGATTGA
- a CDS encoding very short patch repair endonuclease — MSEDVSIENDFEEMYYSSKKHRLSHAYVLSSKLSKIYSGYKKDIDDLPGCPDIVYLKQKIAVYCVSDLWHCRDVERVTRDTRYYADFWLEMIARSIRMDLEIDKEMNELGYTVVRVWNSDIDENPDEVAEYIKKIVDEQKVK, encoded by the coding sequence ATGTCTGAGGATGTATCGATTGAAAACGATTTTGAAGAAATGTATTATTCTTCAAAGAAGCATAGACTTAGTCATGCATACGTTTTATCTTCGAAACTTTCTAAAATCTATTCAGGTTATAAGAAAGATATTGACGATCTTCCAGGTTGTCCAGACATTGTATATTTAAAACAAAAGATTGCCGTATATTGTGTTTCCGACCTTTGGCATTGCAGAGATGTAGAAAGGGTCACACGCGATACAAGATATTATGCCGATTTCTGGTTAGAAATGATAGCCAGATCCATTAGAATGGATTTAGAAATCGATAAAGAAATGAATGAACTCGGTTATACTGTAGTACGTGTCTGGAATTCTGATATTGATGAGAATCCAGATGAGGTTGCAGAATATATTAAAAAAATCGTGGATGAACAAAAAGTGAAATGA
- a CDS encoding DUF4238 domain-containing protein yields the protein MTAPYTYNHFIPKFIVNEFSTNNNEKKLIEIYNYRTNELNKYQTNKIFGEDHLYWDENNKDKTEIEKRLNTRIEQAFLPIANKINQSKTNTISLSAYEIDEIKRFFLSEFIRVPSKEIDEVGWERNLKPYVDELTPHNLEDISNRHLQFTYPDKSFKCTSELDEKKQILYDLKVIINNKFKKILDDKNCSVSLATKYRAAEIADVGIWKCDWDNEFILTDSYLISEWDQLTDCEPPITRNGKFLLDLIKKYDGYREIQKRYLKLYIDHGYFPELVWFLPISPKIIIVLINPIFKELYNGNLKNYNKEYYHYSMIDANYFQSIVEREQTSKIIEIQQLNSVSSKYINSLMLDRIQNYFGFKNSYMIVKSIKLYNNAMKPTFNYEPLIEKLEKEIKSKDTNKLI from the coding sequence ATGACTGCTCCGTATACTTACAATCATTTTATTCCTAAATTTATAGTAAATGAATTCTCAACAAATAATAATGAGAAAAAACTCATAGAAATATACAATTACAGGACAAATGAGCTCAATAAATATCAAACGAATAAAATATTTGGAGAAGACCATCTATACTGGGATGAAAATAATAAAGATAAAACGGAAATAGAAAAAAGATTAAACACTCGGATTGAGCAAGCATTTCTTCCAATTGCTAATAAGATCAACCAGTCAAAAACAAACACCATATCACTTTCAGCATACGAAATTGATGAAATAAAACGTTTCTTTTTATCTGAATTCATTAGAGTTCCTTCAAAAGAAATAGACGAAGTCGGATGGGAAAGAAATCTTAAACCATATGTTGATGAACTGACGCCCCATAATCTTGAAGATATTTCAAATAGACATTTACAATTTACCTATCCTGATAAATCATTTAAATGTACTTCAGAACTCGATGAAAAGAAACAAATATTGTACGATCTCAAAGTGATAATAAATAATAAATTCAAAAAAATATTAGATGATAAAAATTGTTCAGTATCCCTCGCCACTAAATACAGAGCTGCAGAAATTGCGGACGTAGGAATATGGAAATGCGATTGGGATAATGAATTCATCCTTACGGATTCATATTTAATTAGCGAATGGGATCAATTAACTGATTGTGAACCGCCAATTACAAGAAATGGTAAATTTTTGCTAGATCTGATTAAAAAATACGATGGATATCGTGAAATCCAAAAAAGATATTTAAAACTGTACATAGACCACGGTTATTTTCCAGAACTAGTCTGGTTTCTTCCAATATCCCCTAAGATAATTATTGTATTAATCAATCCGATATTCAAAGAATTATACAATGGAAACTTAAAAAATTATAATAAAGAATATTACCACTATTCGATGATAGATGCCAATTATTTTCAATCCATCGTCGAAAGAGAACAAACCTCGAAAATAATCGAGATACAACAATTGAACTCAGTTAGTAGTAAATATATTAATTCATTGATGCTTGATCGTATACAGAATTATTTTGGATTTAAAAATAGTTATATGATTGTTAAAAGTATAAAATTATATAACAACGCAATGAAACCTACATTTAATTATGAACCTCTTATAGAAAAACTTGAAAAAGAAATTAAATCTAAAGATACTAATAAATTAATATAG
- a CDS encoding very short patch repair endonuclease encodes MQAIKCRNTGIEVALRNELWNRGHRYRKNCKDVMGKPDIVFVKKKVAVFCDSEFWHGYNWNEQKDRIKSNREYWVPKIERNIERDREVNSVLRSQGYEVIRFWGRDIIKDVSGCADAVIEVLSRR; translated from the coding sequence ATGCAGGCAATAAAGTGCAGGAATACTGGCATAGAAGTGGCGCTCAGAAATGAGTTATGGAATAGAGGGCACAGATATAGAAAGAACTGCAAGGATGTCATGGGAAAGCCGGACATCGTTTTTGTAAAGAAAAAGGTAGCAGTGTTCTGCGATTCGGAATTCTGGCATGGATATAATTGGAATGAACAGAAGGATCGTATCAAAAGCAACAGGGAGTATTGGGTCCCCAAGATAGAACGCAATATCGAGCGTGATCGGGAAGTCAATTCAGTCTTGAGGTCTCAGGGTTATGAAGTCATACGTTTCTGGGGCAGAGACATAATAAAAGACGTTTCCGGATGCGCAGATGCGGTCATAGAGGTTTTATCTCGCCGGTGA
- a CDS encoding DUF4263 domain-containing protein, which produces MINENYLEYTNDEVLFHYLYGENTDWIYNRFQYLDGQTGKDEQPHVILNNGLFEFKQSDLKEIGEFEAIFKVGYFDGNYYKFNEEAIRTKFPLKIRKGFELYLDDFQLMKGTPVIRVLDNILKSEIIIGDGEGEISLDTLKEAKQKYPDKKEINIYIRSRVARVISDELDIKTDYDKKLMEYVSKKTRGLKESESSRSLLNELEIERLTYTRDKLKDMLKNRHSYNELTWQLEILRLFRVIYPQYVRIIKGVNLPAVNRHKKIVDFLIVNSLGYVDVIEVKIPDKKVILKSQRYRNNAIPSKELSNSVIQIENYLYSLSSWGKKGEETLTALYKDELPDGMQLRISNPRGLLIIGMLEDLDEDELFGFELTRRHYSHIIDIMTYDDMIKRIDTLIEALGTDGDIIIDKK; this is translated from the coding sequence ATGATAAATGAAAATTATTTAGAATACACTAACGATGAGGTTCTATTCCATTATCTATATGGAGAAAATACAGATTGGATCTACAATAGATTTCAATATTTGGATGGTCAAACTGGAAAAGATGAGCAGCCACATGTTATTCTCAATAATGGGTTGTTCGAATTCAAACAATCGGATCTGAAAGAGATAGGTGAGTTTGAAGCAATTTTCAAAGTAGGATATTTTGATGGAAATTATTATAAATTTAATGAAGAGGCTATAAGAACGAAATTTCCATTGAAGATTCGCAAGGGTTTCGAATTATATCTAGATGATTTTCAATTAATGAAAGGAACTCCTGTGATCAGAGTACTTGATAATATCCTTAAAAGTGAGATCATAATTGGAGATGGAGAAGGGGAGATATCATTAGATACTTTAAAAGAAGCAAAACAAAAGTATCCAGATAAAAAAGAGATCAACATTTACATAAGGTCTAGGGTTGCAAGGGTAATATCTGATGAATTGGATATAAAAACCGATTATGATAAGAAATTAATGGAATATGTAAGTAAAAAAACAAGAGGCCTAAAGGAATCTGAATCTAGTAGATCACTACTGAATGAACTGGAGATCGAGAGGCTCACATACACACGTGATAAATTAAAAGATATGCTGAAAAATAGGCATTCTTATAATGAGTTAACTTGGCAATTGGAAATTTTAAGGTTATTTCGTGTGATTTATCCACAATATGTTCGTATAATCAAGGGTGTTAATCTTCCTGCCGTAAACAGACATAAAAAAATTGTAGATTTTCTTATAGTGAACAGTTTAGGATATGTCGATGTCATAGAAGTTAAAATCCCAGATAAAAAAGTGATTTTGAAGAGTCAAAGATACAGGAATAATGCCATACCTTCGAAAGAATTATCTAATTCTGTAATTCAAATAGAGAATTATCTGTATTCCTTGAGTAGTTGGGGTAAAAAAGGTGAAGAGACACTCACAGCGCTTTATAAGGATGAACTTCCAGATGGTATGCAATTAAGGATTTCCAATCCGAGAGGCCTATTGATAATTGGTATGTTGGAGGATTTGGATGAAGATGAGTTATTTGGATTTGAGTTGACAAGGAGGCATTATTCGCACATTATAGACATAATGACCTATGATGATATGATAAAACGTATAGACACGTTGATTGAAGCTCTTGGTACGGATGGAGACATAATAATTGATAAGAAGTAA
- a CDS encoding PH domain-containing protein, producing the protein MEDSIAFRTKFGNFFWLSITIITTIVLIFLFLFKHPSIILTLFALIILTLIVSGYYTRYTFETNELIIKCPMAFNEPPVIYSSVKKIVDKHIWTYSLGMSSDSVLIYYGKNNLVCISPANKQEFIRILKERCPQAEFISVIH; encoded by the coding sequence GTGGAAGATTCAATTGCATTCCGTACCAAATTCGGAAATTTCTTTTGGCTCAGTATCACAATCATTACAACGATAGTTCTGATCTTTCTTTTTCTTTTCAAGCATCCGTCGATCATTCTTACTCTGTTCGCACTGATCATTCTGACCCTCATCGTATCTGGATATTACACCAGATACACATTCGAAACCAACGAATTGATCATTAAATGTCCAATGGCATTCAACGAACCCCCTGTCATATATTCCTCTGTGAAGAAGATAGTGGACAAGCACATCTGGACCTATTCTCTAGGAATGTCCTCGGATTCTGTTCTTATTTACTATGGAAAGAATAATCTTGTCTGTATATCACCTGCGAACAAACAGGAATTCATACGTATTCTGAAAGAACGTTGCCCACAAGCAGAATTCATATCGGTGATTCATTAA
- a CDS encoding NYN domain-containing protein produces MENLKEKRMAILIDADNVCSKYIKTILDEASSFGTVNVKRIYGDWTKPQLRPWTEVLLPNSIRQVQQPNYTTGKNSTDSGMIIDAMDLFYSGAVDGFCLVSSDSDFTGLAMRLRESGMFIVGMGMRTTPEPMVAACNSFKFLDVIDPDAGVNKVVGLKSEVVSEIPIKPRSASKDIKELTKIIKDIIDLNSDDDGWMMLSELQPDLIKRKPEFDTRNYGFKKMLSLVESLKGFEIKKENEVTNPQNPDAHIVFIKNK; encoded by the coding sequence GTGGAAAACCTGAAAGAGAAGAGGATGGCCATTCTGATCGATGCGGACAATGTCTGTTCCAAATACATCAAGACGATATTGGACGAGGCATCATCCTTCGGCACCGTCAATGTGAAACGTATCTACGGGGACTGGACGAAACCTCAGCTGAGGCCTTGGACAGAGGTGCTGCTTCCCAATTCCATACGCCAGGTCCAACAGCCCAATTATACCACGGGCAAGAACTCCACCGACTCGGGGATGATAATCGATGCCATGGACCTCTTCTATTCCGGTGCCGTGGATGGATTCTGCCTTGTATCCTCTGACAGCGATTTCACAGGGTTGGCGATGCGTCTGAGGGAATCAGGCATGTTCATAGTGGGAATGGGCATGAGGACCACGCCTGAGCCCATGGTGGCCGCATGCAACTCATTCAAGTTCCTTGATGTGATCGATCCTGATGCGGGTGTGAACAAGGTCGTCGGTCTGAAAAGCGAGGTCGTATCCGAGATACCTATCAAACCTAGGTCCGCATCCAAGGATATAAAGGAACTTACAAAGATCATAAAGGATATCATCGACCTGAATTCGGATGATGACGGTTGGATGATGCTCAGCGAGCTTCAGCCGGACCTGATAAAGAGGAAGCCTGAGTTCGATACCAGGAACTACGGTTTCAAGAAGATGCTGTCTCTTGTGGAATCCTTGAAGGGATTCGAGATAAAGAAGGAGAACGAGGTCACGAATCCTCAGAATCCTGATGCGCATATAGTTTTCATCAAGAACAAGTGA